The following coding sequences are from one Reyranella humidisoli window:
- a CDS encoding orotate phosphoribosyltransferase, which yields MATKKKAKSTGPATSGKAAKKLNGNANPDRGSGTPEARDTARHLLEIEAIHCRPDNPYIFTSGRASPVYIDCRKIISFPEARAKIMAHAHKMIEKTIGWSKIDVVAGGETAGIPFAAFLAALAKKPMIYVRKQPKGFGRMAQIEGELKPGKRVLLVEDLATDGGSKLVFIEALKKAEAKVTDCFVVFHYGIFPQSIEMLAAAGVRLHALATWWDALEAAEKHKYFDEKGLVETRAFLEAPEKWSASHGGRPPAPRPLGR from the coding sequence ATGGCGACGAAGAAGAAGGCGAAATCGACTGGCCCTGCCACTTCAGGGAAGGCTGCCAAGAAGCTGAACGGAAACGCGAATCCGGATCGTGGCAGCGGTACCCCGGAAGCGCGGGACACTGCCCGTCACCTGCTGGAGATCGAGGCGATCCACTGCCGGCCGGACAACCCGTACATCTTCACCTCCGGGCGGGCGAGCCCGGTCTATATCGACTGCCGGAAGATCATCTCGTTCCCGGAAGCGCGCGCCAAGATCATGGCCCACGCCCACAAGATGATCGAAAAGACCATCGGCTGGAGCAAGATCGACGTGGTGGCCGGTGGCGAGACCGCAGGCATCCCGTTCGCCGCCTTCCTGGCGGCGCTGGCCAAGAAGCCGATGATCTACGTTCGCAAGCAGCCCAAGGGCTTCGGCCGCATGGCCCAGATCGAGGGCGAGCTGAAACCCGGCAAGCGCGTCCTTCTGGTCGAGGATCTCGCGACCGACGGCGGCAGCAAGCTGGTCTTCATCGAGGCGCTTAAGAAGGCCGAGGCCAAGGTCACGGACTGCTTCGTGGTCTTCCACTACGGCATCTTCCCCCAGAGCATCGAGATGCTGGCTGCGGCCGGCGTGAGGCTGCACGCGCTCGCCACCTGGTGGGACGCGCTGGAAGCGGCCGAAAAGCACAAGTATTTCGACGAAAAGGGCCTCGTCGAGACACGCGCCTTCCTCGAGGCGCCGGAGAAGTGGTCGGCGAGCCACGGCGGCCGTCCGCCGGCGCCGCGCCCGCTGGGCCGCTAG
- a CDS encoding ABC transporter permease — MTAAAARPAAWRRLLRHRLAWASLAFLSVMLLLALAAPLIAELRGVDPSQTDLFRRFEGPSAQHWLGTDDLGRDLFQRLLDGGRVSLLVGISGALLSAILGATIGVVAGYLGGRLDAFLMRLTDGVISLPLLPLLIVLAAVDPRKLGIPAEIAQSEMFSLYRIVVIVALTGWTTVARLVRAETLSLKARDFTRAAVALGARPGRIMFRHILPNTAGTLVVATTMSVGTLILFESTLSFLGLGIQPPAASWGNMLTGAQELLQEAPVLALWPGLLIFLTVIAFNFLGDGLQDALDPRSERR; from the coding sequence ATGACGGCGGCGGCTGCCCGTCCCGCGGCGTGGCGGCGCCTGCTGCGCCACCGGCTCGCCTGGGCCTCGCTGGCCTTCCTGTCGGTCATGCTGCTGCTGGCTCTCGCAGCCCCGCTGATCGCCGAACTGCGCGGCGTTGATCCCAGCCAGACCGATCTCTTCCGCCGCTTCGAGGGGCCGTCCGCGCAGCACTGGCTGGGCACCGACGATCTCGGCCGCGATCTCTTCCAGCGCCTGCTCGACGGTGGCCGCGTCTCGCTGCTGGTCGGCATTTCGGGAGCGCTGCTCTCGGCGATCCTCGGTGCCACGATCGGCGTCGTCGCCGGCTATCTCGGCGGACGGCTCGACGCCTTCCTGATGCGTCTCACCGACGGCGTGATCTCGCTGCCGCTGCTGCCACTGCTGATCGTGCTGGCGGCGGTCGACCCGCGGAAGCTCGGCATTCCGGCCGAGATCGCGCAGTCGGAGATGTTCTCGCTCTACCGCATCGTGGTGATCGTGGCCCTGACCGGCTGGACCACCGTCGCACGACTGGTGCGGGCCGAGACGTTGTCCCTGAAGGCCCGCGACTTCACGCGCGCCGCCGTGGCGCTCGGCGCCCGGCCCGGCCGCATCATGTTCCGGCATATCCTGCCGAACACGGCCGGCACGCTGGTCGTCGCCACGACCATGTCGGTCGGCACGCTGATCCTGTTCGAATCGACGCTGTCGTTCCTCGGCCTCGGCATCCAGCCGCCGGCCGCAAGCTGGGGTAACATGCTGACCGGCGCGCAGGAGCTTCTTCAGGAAGCGCCGGTGCTGGCACTGTGGCCCGGCCTTCTGATCTTCCTGACCGTGATCGCCTTCAACTTCCTGGGCGACGGACTGCAGGATGCCCTCGATCCCCGTAGCGAGAGACGCTGA
- a CDS encoding ABC transporter permease encodes MSRYFAARAVQTVVTLLLMSLVVYLLIGLMPGDPIDMMISGDPTMTSADAARLRAAYGLDKPLFERYLAWLLQALQGNFGYSRSFGQPVLTVLWPRLLNTLLLAGLAFVISVAIALPLGMWAAAHPRSRADYLINLLCFGGISAPPFWLALLLITLFAVKLGWLPAGGMADIRPGMPWALVLTEQLRHLALPVLTLTLVQLGGYTRFMRGAMIEALRQDYVRTARAKGAPERLVLWRHAFANALSPVLTILALSFGGLVSGALITETMFAWPGMGKAIYQAILENDYNLALVGLLVATAATIAGNLMADLAYAWVDPRVSLADAAP; translated from the coding sequence ATGAGCCGCTATTTCGCCGCGCGCGCCGTCCAGACCGTCGTGACCCTGCTGCTGATGAGCCTGGTCGTCTACCTGTTGATCGGCCTGATGCCGGGCGATCCGATCGACATGATGATCTCGGGCGATCCGACCATGACCAGCGCCGACGCCGCCCGCCTGCGCGCCGCCTACGGTCTCGACAAGCCACTATTCGAGCGATACCTCGCCTGGCTGCTGCAGGCCCTGCAGGGCAATTTCGGCTACTCGCGCTCCTTCGGCCAGCCGGTCCTGACCGTGCTGTGGCCTCGTCTCCTGAACACCCTTCTGCTGGCCGGCCTCGCCTTCGTGATCTCGGTCGCGATCGCCCTGCCGCTCGGCATGTGGGCCGCCGCCCATCCGCGCAGCCGCGCCGACTATCTGATCAACCTCCTGTGCTTCGGCGGCATCTCGGCCCCGCCTTTCTGGCTGGCGCTGCTCCTGATTACCCTGTTCGCCGTGAAGCTCGGCTGGCTGCCGGCCGGCGGCATGGCGGATATCCGCCCCGGCATGCCCTGGGCCTTGGTGCTGACCGAGCAGCTCCGCCATCTGGCGCTGCCGGTCCTCACCCTCACCCTCGTCCAGCTCGGCGGCTACACCCGCTTCATGCGCGGCGCGATGATCGAGGCGCTGCGGCAGGACTATGTGCGCACGGCCCGCGCCAAGGGCGCCCCCGAGCGCCTCGTCCTGTGGCGCCATGCCTTCGCCAACGCGCTGTCGCCGGTCCTGACGATCCTCGCCCTCTCCTTCGGCGGCCTGGTCTCCGGCGCGCTGATCACCGAGACGATGTTCGCCTGGCCCGGCATGGGCAAGGCGATCTACCAGGCCATCCTCGAGAACGACTACAACCTCGCCCTCGTCGGCCTGCTGGTGGCCACGGCCGCCACCATCGCCGGCAACCTGATGGCCGACCTAGCCTATGCCTGGGTCGACCCGCGTGTCTCGCTGGCGGACGCAGCGCCATGA
- a CDS encoding ABC transporter ATP-binding protein — translation MAAASNNQPLLEVRNLRVEFPTRRGTLLAVDDVSFDIAPGEVLGVVGESGAGKSLTGNAIIGLLEPPGRVAGGEIRLEGRRIDNLPYEEMRKVRGARIGAIFQDPLTSLNPLYSVGHQLVETIQTHLPLSSSEARTRAIELLKEVGIPGAEMRIDHYPHQFSGGMRQRVVIALALCAGPRLIVADEPTTALDVSIQAQIIALLKRLCREHGTAVMLVTHDMGVIAETADRVAVMYAGRIAEIGPVRDVVKHARHPYTGGLMGSIPSLGVRTERLTQIDGAMPRLTEIPQGCAFNPRCTARGRRCLVERPDLMAAGTTRAACWLHDRGGVGPALGKETVDA, via the coding sequence ATGGCCGCCGCATCGAACAACCAGCCTCTTCTCGAAGTCCGCAATCTCCGCGTCGAGTTCCCGACGCGCCGCGGCACCCTGCTCGCGGTCGACGACGTCTCGTTCGACATCGCGCCGGGCGAGGTGCTGGGCGTGGTGGGCGAATCGGGCGCCGGCAAGTCGCTGACCGGCAACGCCATCATCGGCCTGCTCGAACCACCGGGCCGTGTTGCCGGCGGTGAAATCCGCCTCGAGGGCCGACGGATCGACAATCTGCCCTACGAGGAGATGCGCAAGGTGCGTGGCGCCCGTATCGGCGCCATCTTCCAGGACCCGCTGACCAGCCTCAATCCGCTCTATTCGGTGGGCCATCAGCTCGTCGAGACGATCCAGACCCATCTTCCGCTGTCTTCGTCCGAGGCGCGGACCCGGGCGATCGAGCTGCTGAAGGAAGTCGGCATCCCCGGCGCCGAGATGCGCATCGACCACTATCCGCACCAGTTCTCCGGCGGCATGCGCCAGCGGGTGGTGATCGCACTGGCGCTGTGCGCGGGCCCGCGCCTGATCGTGGCCGACGAGCCGACGACGGCGCTCGACGTGTCCATCCAGGCACAGATCATCGCCCTGCTGAAGCGGCTCTGCCGCGAGCATGGCACGGCGGTGATGCTGGTGACGCACGACATGGGTGTGATCGCCGAAACCGCCGACCGGGTGGCCGTGATGTACGCCGGCCGCATCGCCGAGATCGGACCGGTGCGGGATGTCGTGAAGCACGCCAGGCATCCCTATACCGGGGGCCTGATGGGCTCTATTCCGAGCCTCGGCGTTCGCACCGAGCGTCTGACCCAGATCGACGGCGCCATGCCGCGGCTGACCGAAATTCCCCAGGGCTGCGCCTTCAACCCGCGCTGCACCGCGCGCGGCCGGCGATGCCTTGTCGAGAGGCCCGATCTCATGGCCGCGGGTACGACGCGCGCCGCGTGCTGGCTGCACGATCGCGGCGGCGTCGGGCCGGCCCTTGGCAAGGAGACGGTCGATGCCTGA
- a CDS encoding succinylglutamate desuccinylase/aspartoacylase family protein, with protein MTDATLKSTEFTAMSRLTPDIDLNAEGKATGFVRVPHSVHRSAYGWIPIPIVRIKNGDGPNVLMQAGNHGDEWEGQIGLGNLIRAIEPRDIKGRLVILPSANFPAAMEGRRTSPIDEGNLNRSFPGDADGTITQQIAYWIEHALLPGFDYAFDFHSGGSSLTYIPSALAPRHQDAARMEKVMGLLKAFGAPVSYISAAPQGGGRTFTSASYRQGVVGMGTELGGGGLVTPGSLKVAEDGMRRVLSHVGLLQGPVPAPTKTRFTEIGGDDYYVYATDGGLFEPLVELGDEVKAEQPAGRIHFHHTPWREPEVVTFKRAGLVLCKRVPARCERGDCLFHLATDLVV; from the coding sequence ATGACCGATGCAACGCTCAAGTCCACCGAATTCACCGCGATGAGCCGCCTCACGCCGGACATCGACCTCAACGCGGAGGGCAAGGCCACCGGCTTCGTGCGCGTGCCGCACTCGGTGCACCGCTCGGCCTATGGCTGGATCCCGATCCCCATCGTGCGCATCAAGAACGGCGACGGGCCGAACGTGCTGATGCAGGCCGGCAACCACGGCGACGAATGGGAAGGCCAGATCGGGCTGGGCAACCTGATCCGCGCGATCGAGCCCAGGGATATCAAGGGCCGGCTGGTGATCCTGCCGTCGGCCAACTTCCCGGCCGCGATGGAAGGCCGCCGCACCTCGCCGATCGACGAGGGCAACCTCAACCGCTCCTTCCCCGGCGACGCCGATGGCACGATCACGCAGCAGATTGCCTACTGGATCGAACATGCACTCCTGCCGGGCTTCGACTATGCCTTCGACTTCCATTCCGGCGGCAGCTCGCTGACTTACATTCCAAGCGCGCTCGCGCCGCGCCACCAGGACGCCGCGCGCATGGAAAAGGTCATGGGCCTGCTCAAGGCCTTCGGCGCGCCGGTGAGCTACATCTCGGCGGCGCCACAGGGCGGTGGACGCACCTTTACCTCGGCCTCGTACCGTCAGGGCGTGGTCGGCATGGGCACCGAGCTGGGCGGCGGTGGACTCGTGACGCCCGGTTCGCTCAAGGTCGCCGAGGACGGGATGCGCCGCGTGCTGTCCCATGTCGGCCTTTTGCAGGGACCGGTGCCGGCGCCCACCAAGACGCGCTTCACCGAGATCGGCGGCGACGACTATTACGTCTACGCAACGGACGGCGGTCTGTTCGAACCGCTGGTCGAGCTGGGCGACGAGGTGAAGGCCGAGCAGCCGGCCGGCCGCATCCACTTCCATCACACGCCGTGGCGCGAACCGGAGGTCGTGACGTTCAAGCGCGCCGGCCTTGTCCTCTGCAAGCGCGTTCCCGCCCGCTGCGAACGCGGCGACTGCCTGTTCCATCTCGCGACGGACCTGGTGGTCTAG
- a CDS encoding M20 aminoacylase family protein: MPVINRIASFHKDMTAWRHDIHSHPETAFEEVRTADVVAAKLESFGLEVHRGLAKTGVVGVLRSGTSRRAIGLRADMDALDVHETNEFDHKSTIPGKMHACGHDGHTVMLLGAAKYLAETKNFDGTVYFIFQPAEENEGGGRVMVEEGLFEKFPVEGVYGMHNIPGIPVGKFAVRPGPMMAAYDIFEVVLKGVGGHGAMPQHTIDPVVVGAHIVTALQSIVARNVDPMDTAVVSTTQIHAGDAWNVIPQECVLRGTVRTFKKPVQDLIEKNIEKISRNVAAGFGAEVVKWRYEKRYPATVNSVQETEFAAQAAASLVGLENVNRNPTPAMGSEDFAWMLLKKPGCYIWVGNGDGAGSCMVHNPGYDFNDEILPLGASYWATLVEQQLAREAMPQAAE; encoded by the coding sequence ATGCCGGTCATCAACCGCATTGCCTCGTTCCACAAGGACATGACCGCGTGGCGTCATGACATTCACAGCCACCCGGAAACGGCCTTCGAGGAGGTGCGGACGGCCGATGTCGTCGCCGCGAAACTCGAGAGCTTCGGCCTCGAGGTCCATCGTGGGCTGGCCAAGACCGGCGTCGTGGGCGTGCTGCGCTCGGGCACGTCCAGGCGCGCGATCGGCCTGCGCGCCGACATGGACGCGCTCGACGTCCACGAGACCAATGAGTTCGATCACAAGTCGACGATCCCCGGCAAGATGCACGCCTGCGGCCATGACGGCCACACGGTCATGCTGCTGGGCGCCGCCAAGTACCTCGCCGAGACGAAGAATTTCGACGGCACGGTCTATTTCATCTTCCAGCCGGCCGAGGAGAACGAGGGTGGCGGGCGCGTGATGGTGGAAGAGGGGCTGTTCGAGAAGTTCCCGGTCGAGGGCGTGTACGGCATGCACAACATCCCGGGCATCCCGGTCGGCAAGTTCGCCGTCCGTCCCGGCCCGATGATGGCCGCCTACGACATCTTCGAGGTGGTGCTGAAGGGCGTCGGCGGACATGGCGCCATGCCCCAGCACACGATCGATCCCGTGGTGGTCGGCGCGCACATCGTGACGGCGCTGCAGTCGATCGTGGCGCGCAATGTCGATCCGATGGACACCGCCGTCGTCTCGACGACGCAGATCCATGCCGGCGACGCCTGGAACGTGATTCCGCAGGAATGCGTGCTGCGCGGCACGGTCCGCACCTTCAAGAAGCCGGTGCAGGACCTGATCGAGAAGAACATCGAGAAGATCTCGCGCAACGTTGCCGCGGGCTTCGGCGCCGAGGTCGTGAAGTGGCGCTACGAGAAGCGCTATCCCGCGACCGTGAACAGCGTGCAGGAGACCGAGTTCGCGGCCCAGGCGGCCGCCTCGCTGGTCGGACTGGAGAACGTCAACCGCAACCCGACGCCGGCCATGGGCTCCGAGGACTTCGCCTGGATGCTGCTCAAGAAGCCCGGCTGCTACATCTGGGTCGGCAACGGCGACGGTGCCGGAAGCTGCATGGTCCACAACCCGGGCTACGACTTCAACGACGAGATCCTGCCGCTCGGCGCGTCCTATTGGGCGACCCTGGTCGAGCAGCAGCTCGCCCGCGAGGCCATGCCGCAGGCGGCGGAGTAA
- a CDS encoding peptide ABC transporter substrate-binding protein, which translates to MIRRIFSLILALGALASPAAVKAQAKDELVVAMTQMPGTWNPIISSMLAKSLIANMTARPVTAYDADWKLVCLVCTELPTIENGKARVVDLADGKKGMEIDVELRDMRWGDGTPVSAKDVAFTLEVGKHPLSGVASSEGYKRIIKLDVKDDRRFTMTIDRVTFDYNSIGLQLLPAHIEKPIFDANPAEYRNRTAYDTQSTNPGLAFGPYRLTEIVPGSRVVLEPNPTWTGQKPSFKRITVRIIENTAALEANLLSGSVDYVLGELGLSLDQAIAFEKRHKDKYNVVYKPALIWEHIDVNLDNKLLTDRRVRQAMLLAIDRKAISEKLFEGKQPIAHGGISELDPMFSPAARQYGYDPAAARKLLDEAGFSTIRNNVRHNAAGEKLSIELGTTAGNRVRELVAQVIQSQLRQVGIEVRLKAETPRIFFDAMGKRTYSGLGMYAWVQRPEGVPRSSLHSKEIPSADNGWSGQNYPGYANPEMDKVLDAAERELDVVKRRALFAEIQKLAADDLPSLPLFFRVDPFVIPKPLKGVTPTGTLNSSTLWVEQWRWEN; encoded by the coding sequence ATGATCCGCCGCATTTTCTCTCTGATCCTGGCGCTCGGCGCACTCGCCTCTCCTGCCGCCGTGAAGGCCCAGGCCAAGGACGAACTCGTCGTGGCCATGACGCAGATGCCGGGGACCTGGAACCCGATCATCAGCTCCATGCTGGCCAAGTCGCTGATCGCCAACATGACGGCACGGCCGGTCACCGCCTACGACGCGGACTGGAAGCTGGTGTGCCTCGTCTGCACCGAACTGCCTACCATCGAGAACGGCAAGGCTAGGGTGGTCGATCTTGCCGATGGCAAGAAAGGCATGGAAATCGACGTCGAGCTGCGGGACATGCGCTGGGGCGACGGCACGCCGGTATCCGCGAAGGACGTGGCCTTCACGCTCGAGGTGGGCAAGCATCCGCTGTCCGGCGTCGCGTCCTCAGAAGGTTACAAGCGAATCATCAAGCTCGACGTGAAGGACGACCGTCGCTTCACAATGACGATCGACCGCGTCACCTTCGACTACAACAGCATCGGCCTTCAGCTCTTGCCGGCCCATATCGAAAAGCCCATCTTCGACGCCAACCCGGCCGAGTATCGCAACAGGACTGCCTACGACACGCAGTCGACCAATCCCGGTCTCGCTTTCGGTCCCTACCGCCTGACCGAGATCGTTCCCGGCAGCCGCGTGGTGCTGGAGCCGAACCCAACCTGGACCGGCCAGAAGCCCTCCTTCAAGCGCATCACCGTCCGCATCATCGAGAACACGGCGGCGCTCGAGGCCAATCTTCTGTCCGGCAGCGTCGACTATGTGCTTGGCGAACTCGGCCTGTCGCTCGACCAGGCCATCGCCTTCGAGAAGCGCCACAAGGACAAGTACAATGTCGTCTACAAGCCGGCGCTGATCTGGGAGCATATCGACGTCAACCTGGACAACAAACTGCTGACCGACCGGCGCGTGCGGCAGGCCATGTTGCTGGCCATCGACCGCAAGGCCATCTCGGAGAAGCTGTTCGAGGGCAAGCAGCCGATCGCCCATGGCGGCATCAGCGAACTCGATCCGATGTTCAGCCCGGCCGCCCGGCAATACGGCTACGATCCGGCGGCGGCCCGCAAGCTGCTCGACGAGGCGGGCTTCTCGACCATCCGCAACAACGTCCGCCACAATGCAGCCGGCGAGAAACTGTCGATCGAGCTGGGCACCACCGCCGGCAACCGCGTGCGCGAGCTTGTGGCGCAGGTGATCCAGAGCCAGCTCCGCCAGGTCGGCATCGAAGTCCGCCTCAAGGCCGAGACGCCCCGCATCTTCTTCGATGCGATGGGCAAGCGGACCTACAGCGGGCTCGGCATGTATGCCTGGGTGCAGCGGCCGGAAGGCGTGCCGCGCTCCTCGCTGCACTCCAAGGAAATACCCTCGGCGGACAATGGCTGGAGCGGCCAGAACTACCCGGGTTACGCCAATCCCGAGATGGACAAAGTATTGGACGCGGCCGAGCGTGAACTTGACGTCGTCAAGCGGCGTGCCCTGTTCGCCGAGATCCAGAAGCTGGCGGCCGACGACCTGCCGTCCCTGCCGCTGTTCTTCCGCGTCGATCCTTTCGTGATCCCCAAGCCGCTCAAGGGCGTGACGCCGACCGGCACGCTCAACAGCTCGACCCTGTGGGTCGAGCAATGGCGCTGGGAAAACTAG
- a CDS encoding DUF6671 family protein, whose amino-acid sequence MSGLHPYANARIGLATMHEKERALGPAFRRVLGAEIVAVPELDTDTLGTFSGEVPRPDVLVETSLLKAELAFRTMDVNCAVASEGSYGPIDRVPLISCGVEILAFVDRERGLRLVDTFPTRHSSWRLSRFRAGDPARLIVLRAMGFPRYGVFVACSSDMDHPVKGLATEEEVIATMDREAERSTEGLAVLYSDMRAHRNPTRMKVLRAAGWQLARRLQCLCPKCRTPGFGRIESRRGLPCEACGDPTHWIDFEIDGCSVCGHVETHPRKDGRKTAPKLSCGSCRTA is encoded by the coding sequence GTGTCAGGTCTGCACCCCTACGCCAACGCCCGCATCGGGCTGGCGACGATGCACGAGAAGGAGCGGGCGCTCGGGCCCGCCTTCCGGCGCGTGCTCGGCGCGGAAATCGTTGCCGTGCCGGAACTGGACACCGACACGCTCGGCACCTTCTCGGGCGAGGTGCCTCGGCCGGACGTGCTGGTCGAGACCTCGCTGCTCAAGGCCGAACTGGCCTTCCGGACGATGGACGTCAACTGCGCGGTCGCGAGCGAGGGCAGTTACGGCCCGATCGACCGGGTGCCGCTGATCTCCTGCGGCGTCGAGATCCTGGCCTTCGTCGACCGCGAGCGCGGCCTGCGGCTGGTCGACACCTTTCCGACACGTCATTCGAGCTGGCGCCTGTCGCGCTTCCGCGCGGGGGACCCGGCCCGCCTCATCGTGCTGCGCGCCATGGGCTTCCCGCGCTACGGCGTGTTCGTCGCCTGCAGCAGCGACATGGACCATCCGGTGAAGGGGCTCGCCACCGAGGAGGAGGTGATCGCCACCATGGACCGCGAAGCCGAACGCTCGACCGAGGGGCTGGCAGTCCTCTATTCGGACATGCGTGCGCACCGCAACCCGACTCGCATGAAAGTGCTGCGCGCCGCCGGCTGGCAGCTCGCCAGGCGCCTACAATGCCTTTGCCCGAAATGTCGGACGCCGGGCTTTGGCCGCATCGAATCGCGCCGCGGCCTGCCCTGCGAGGCCTGTGGCGATCCCACCCACTGGATCGACTTCGAGATCGACGGCTGCTCCGTCTGCGGTCACGTCGAGACCCACCCGCGCAAGGACGGCCGCAAGACCGCCCCGAAGCTTTCGTGCGGAAGCTGTCGCACAGCGTAG
- a CDS encoding trimeric intracellular cation channel family protein, translating into MLFDAMDLAATFVFAISGATRGVHKRLDLFGVLVVAWVAGVAGGIFRDLMIGAVPPAAFDNWRYLAVTVAAGLTGFFASHLIDRVRTPVLLFDAAGLCLFAVTGTQKALAYGLSPLMAALLGMVTCIGGGVARDLLTLQVPTVLRSELYAVAALAGAGAVSIGFWLGLPALPTAAAGAGICLFLRLMSIYRGWHLPVAATKQKSSLETD; encoded by the coding sequence ATGCTTTTCGACGCAATGGATCTCGCCGCGACCTTCGTCTTCGCCATCAGTGGCGCGACACGGGGCGTCCACAAGCGTCTGGACCTGTTCGGCGTGCTGGTCGTCGCCTGGGTGGCCGGGGTGGCCGGCGGCATCTTCCGTGACCTGATGATCGGTGCCGTTCCGCCCGCCGCCTTCGACAACTGGCGCTACCTCGCCGTGACCGTCGCGGCCGGGCTGACGGGCTTCTTCGCCTCGCACCTGATCGACCGGGTGCGCACGCCGGTCCTGCTATTCGATGCCGCGGGCCTCTGCCTGTTCGCCGTCACCGGCACGCAGAAGGCCCTGGCCTATGGTCTCAGTCCGCTGATGGCTGCCCTGCTGGGGATGGTCACCTGCATCGGTGGCGGCGTGGCCCGTGACCTCCTCACCCTCCAGGTACCGACCGTCCTGCGTTCGGAACTCTACGCCGTGGCCGCCCTGGCCGGCGCCGGGGCAGTCTCGATCGGTTTCTGGCTCGGTCTTCCCGCCCTGCCGACGGCTGCCGCAGGGGCCGGAATCTGTCTGTTCCTGCGGCTGATGTCGATCTATCGGGGCTGGCACCTCCCTGTGGCGGCGACCAAACAAAAGTCCTCACTCGAAACCGACTAA
- a CDS encoding ABC transporter ATP-binding protein, with the protein MPDGSGSQFVRITGLKRHFDVSAPWLVRTIERRPRQVVQAVDGIDIEIAKGETFSLVGESGCGKSTVARLVVGLYPPSAGRIEIDGNDMAGRHSRADMAALRRRMQMIFQDPYASLNPRWRVFDIIAEPIRAFGLSTGKADLEARVAALLRQVKLNPADGRKYPHEFSGGQRQRISIARALASEPEFLVCDEPTSALDVSVQAQILNLMVDLQRRLQLTYLFISHNLAVVYHISTRVGVMYLGRLVEVAPTDTLFRRPKHPYTRMLLDTIPDLEMTGRQRSPVGGEVPSPINPPSGCSFHPRCPFANDRCKSERPKALPIEGGTVACHAIEEGRLPIEDRTYDVNS; encoded by the coding sequence ATGCCTGACGGCAGCGGCAGCCAGTTCGTCCGGATCACGGGCCTGAAGCGCCACTTCGACGTCTCGGCGCCGTGGCTTGTGCGCACCATCGAGCGCCGGCCGCGCCAGGTCGTGCAGGCGGTCGACGGCATCGACATCGAGATCGCCAAGGGCGAGACCTTCTCCCTGGTGGGCGAGTCGGGCTGCGGAAAGTCGACGGTCGCGCGCCTCGTCGTGGGCCTCTATCCGCCGTCGGCCGGTCGCATCGAAATCGACGGCAACGACATGGCCGGCCGTCACAGCCGGGCCGACATGGCTGCGTTGCGCCGGCGCATGCAGATGATCTTCCAGGATCCGTATGCCAGCCTCAATCCGCGCTGGCGCGTGTTCGACATCATCGCCGAGCCGATCCGCGCCTTCGGCCTGTCCACCGGCAAGGCCGACCTCGAGGCGCGCGTCGCCGCACTCCTGCGGCAGGTGAAGCTGAACCCCGCCGACGGCCGCAAGTATCCGCACGAATTCTCGGGCGGCCAGCGCCAGCGCATTTCGATCGCGCGCGCGCTCGCCAGCGAGCCAGAATTCCTGGTGTGCGACGAGCCGACCTCGGCGCTCGACGTCTCGGTGCAGGCGCAGATCCTGAACCTGATGGTCGACCTGCAGCGGCGCCTGCAGCTGACCTACCTGTTCATCAGCCACAATCTCGCGGTCGTCTATCACATCTCCACGAGGGTGGGCGTGATGTACCTCGGCCGCCTGGTCGAAGTGGCCCCGACCGACACGCTGTTCCGGCGGCCCAAGCACCCCTACACGCGGATGCTGCTCGACACGATCCCCGACCTCGAGATGACGGGCCGCCAGCGCAGCCCGGTCGGCGGCGAGGTGCCCAGCCCGATCAATCCGCCGTCAGGCTGCTCCTTCCATCCGCGCTGTCCGTTCGCCAACGACCGCTGCAAGAGCGAACGGCCCAAGGCGCTGCCGATCGAGGGCGGCACCGTGGCCTGCCACGCAATCGAGGAAGGCCGGCTGCCGATCGAGGACCGGACTTACGACGTGAATAGTTGA